From the Limanda limanda chromosome 2, fLimLim1.1, whole genome shotgun sequence genome, one window contains:
- the pgap4 gene encoding transmembrane protein 246, with product MLGQSAAGKNSSCCPQSPSVSPAVGSMPRWRACSTHCLRWSSPVPQALVLCVLTFCVLLPLCCHQLLYSYFFMKSVYLDSMSEDVLQDSLARGQDALRFWQSASGTAGGSSRSRSPARHPELLVTVVTVRRREGRDFHYLLQVMRQLGGMVGGCGERRCAELLVCDVETGPQENQDAKLLEEHFRVVRRSPQEQQAARDPVNTFEREKRDYVFCVRKGWELLKPRNMVVLEDDALPRGDFFGVVKNLLSRRFSLQTLYIKLYHPERLQRYWNPEPYRILEWVGLGLVAATALLLSLAYWNPFSLSFTLSAGHLLFFTLYFMAAAELLGRHYVLEGRRLSPQLYAVSPATECCTPAMLFPGNASLRVAEYLDGSFCVKGNAKDMVLYQMARTIPGETSHSVEPNLVTHIGAFSSVRPNPSRPKLL from the coding sequence ATGCTGGGACAATCCGCTGCTGGTAAGAACTCGTCCTGCTGCCCTCAGTCCCCGAGCGTCTCGCCGGCCGTCGGCTCGATGCCTCGATGGCGAGCGTGCTCCACCCACTGCCTGCGCTGGTCCAGCCCGGTCCCTCAGGCGCTGGTCCTGTGCGTCCTGACCTTCTGCGTCCTCCTGCCTCTGTGCTGCCACCAGCTGCTCTACTCCTACTTCTTCATGAAGTCCGTGTACTTGGACTCCATGAGTGAGGACGTCCTGCAGGACAGCCTGGCCCGGGGTCAGGATGCGCTGCGCTTCTGGCAGAGCGCTTCCGGCACAGCGGGGGGGTCTTCCAGGTCGCGCAGCCCCGCCCGGCATCCCGAGCTGCTGGTCACCGTGGTGACCGTCAGGCGGAGGGAAGGGCGGGACTTCCACTACCTGCTCCAGGTGATGCGGCAGCTGGGCGGCATGGTGGGCGGCTGTGGCGAGCGGCGCTGTGCGGAGCTGCTGGTCTGTGACGTGGAAACCGGTCCCCAGGAGAACCAGGACGCcaagctgctggaggagcacTTCCGGGTGGTCCGGCGCTCGCCTCAGGAGCAGCAGGCGGCCCGGGACCCCGTCAACACCTtcgagagggagaagagggactACGTCTTCTGCGTCCGTAAGGGCTGGGAGCTGCTGAAGCCCCGGAACATGGTGGTCCTCGAGGACGACGCGCTGCCCAGAGGAGATTTCTTCGGAGTTGTGAAGAACCTTCTGTCTCGTCGCTTCTCCCTTCAGACGCTCTACATCAAGCTCTATCACCCGGAGAGGCTGCAGCGCTACTGGAACCCGGAGCCCTACCGCATCCTGGAGTGGGTGGGGCTCGGGCTGGTGGCAGCAACAGCTCTGCTCCTCAGCTTGGCCTACTGGaaccccttctctctctccttcaccctgtCGGCGGgccacctcctcttcttcaccctctACTTCATGGCTGCTGCGGAGCTCCTGGGGCGGCACTACGTCCTGGAGGGGCGGAGACTCTCCCCTCAGCTCTACGCCGTCTCCCCGGCCACCGAGTGCTGCACGCCGGCCATGCTCTTCCCCGGGAACGCCTCGCTGAGGGTGGCCGAGTATCTGGACGGCTCGTTCTGTGTGAAGGGGAACGCCAAAGACATGGTTCTGTATCAGATGGCGAGGACGATCCCGGGGGAAACGTCTCACAGCGTGGAGCCCAACCTCGTCACCCACATCGGGGCCTTCTCCTCGGTCAGGCCCAACCCATCCAGGCCCAAACTCCTCTGA
- the mala.2 gene encoding uncharacterized protein mala.2, whose translation MASSTATMGNLPRGVGICTSIPDILYLPELVFSYMATLLYFIHTILSAIRWKSF comes from the exons atggcCTCCAGCACCGCCACCATGGGAAACCTGCCCCGCGGGGTCGGGATCTGCACCAGCATCCCGGACATCCTCTACCTGCCGGAGCTG gtTTTCTCGTACATGGCGACTTTGCTCTACTTCATCCACACCATCCTGTCGGCCATCCGCTGGAAATCCTTCTAG
- the LOC132996049 gene encoding galectin-related protein-like, translating to MTETHRVTGPSRRRWGIPQRGVADGSKASVQSADPDDHRRLVVPFRGPISGGLQPGRKVVLVGVVHSRPDRFYVALTCGRGTSGAPPPDVALELCVRFPDRQVLRRACVSGSWGDVDTSVPFFPFIREQPFKMEIRCERSRFRVFVDGQKLFDFHHRLTALGEVDTLWIKGHVSVTKLA from the exons ATGACGGAAACTCACAGAGTGACAGGACCGAGCAGAagg AGATGGGGCATTCCACAGCGGGGTGTGGCTGATGGGAGCAAAGCCAGCGTCCAATCAGCTGATCCCGATGATCACAGACGTCTG GTGGTCCCGTTCAGAGGTCCGATCTCAGGTGGGCTGCAGCCGGGGAGgaaggtggtgctggtgggcgTGGTCCACTCTCGCCctgacag GTTCTACGTGGCCCTGACATGTGGCCGCGGGACGTCCGGGGCGCCGCCGCCCGACGTGGCCCTGGAGCTCTGCGTTCGATTCCCAGACCGACAAGTCCTGCGGCGGGCGTGTGTGTCGGGGTCCTGGGGAGACGTCGACACATCGGTTCCCTTCTTCCCCTTCATCCGAGAGCAGCCGTTCAAG ATGGAGATCCGGTGCGAGCGGAGCCGGTTCCGTGTCTTTGTGGACGGACAGAAGCTGTTTGACTTTCACCACAGACTCACGGCGCTCGGCGAGGTGGACACGCTGTGGATCAAAGGTCACGTCAGCGTCACCAAACTGGCGTGA
- the vps54 gene encoding vacuolar protein sorting-associated protein 54 isoform X2: MASSHGSSSVPGPGGRGRDGIYHKERDRSPSRRRPLRPLPDVCPKEPSGEGRGLCEGPSVVAEHDRWTVYSSKVNLPAALNDPRLAKRESDFFTKSWGLDFAETEVMPSFYLPNITREHFGPYLQETAQREKIHERCRTICPNKDDVDAASSITSNHEKSRAELEQVPKIFMKPDFALEDPGVFGAVLPWSHFTSAGGKSSRDVASSKLLQEKLSHYLDVVEVSIARQISLRSDAFFHAMSSQHELQDQLQETQRAVAILRGRTAAMDRIMCQGPLEALRAALTRNNCVKLHNKMKLMAAVHQTQPTVQLLLSTSEFVGALELIATTKEVLQQELQGIHSFRHLGSQLCELEKLIDKMMVEDFSMYARSDLSRSLRDEPQLLEKDRLGSLVFGLLRQRKLDFLDIYSDEMILAAKSIVAQCVAESIFNIEDIDTEVVTRLLEQMRLMTFPQWFELLKTVFDSFLLFLQRIKATLSVMRNVVQEVLDSNQKSRLLEEASSSTEAQESPQGPSLLQGGAELAYLTHEGLFISDALHEAQQQQAAAPQDQSSGIQQGRAEAAEASESLVCREQSLMSGENVMPTELEMNRVINNIQELLHTASDISHDRCVKLLTARAKDGSLERLSSAEFVCLSQAVEAFVRDTEELCGRRSVSLRGALQSQANRFVHRFHEERKTKLSLLLDNERWKQAEVPAEFQDLVNSIADGRISLPDRKTPGPNDRKPADFLLVNGQKYAVVGTVLLLIRIFLEYCQCVNDIPSITTDMLTRLSDLLKHFNSRSCQLVLGAGALQVVGLKTITTKNLALASRCLQLVVLYIPIIRTHFQTKLQPKQFSVLRHFDHITKDYNDHISEISAKLVAIMDSLFEKVLSKYEVKAPMPSACFRNVCKQMAKMHEAISELLPEDQTQMLFLRINASIKMHLKKQLSRLGVINDGGPQHGLVVVDVAFFTENVQALKSLERLDLNMAEIWEQKR, encoded by the exons ATGGCGTCCAGCCACGGCTCCTCCTCAGTGCCTGGTCCCGGTGGGAGAGGTCGAGATGGAATCTACCACAAGGAGAGGGATCGCTCGCCGTCCCGCCGGCGGCCGCTCCGCCCGCTGCCCGACGTCTGCCCCAAGGAACCCAGCG GTGAGGGGCGGGGCCTGTGCGAAGGCCCATCGGTGGTGGCGGAGCACGACAGGTGGACGGTGTACAGCTCGAAGGTTAACCTCCCCGCCGCGCTGAACGACCCCCGGCTCGCCAAGCGGGAGTCCGACTTCTTCACCAAGTCCTGGGGCCTTGACTTTGCAGAAACGGAGGTGATGCCCTCCTTCTACCTCCCCAACATCACCAGGGAACACTTCGGCCCGTACCTGCAGGAGACGGCTCAG AGGGAAAAAATCCACGAGCGCTGCAGGACGATCTGTCCCAACAAGGACGACGTGGACGCCGCCTCCAGTATCACCAGCAACCATG AAAAGTCCAGAGCGGAGCTGGAACAAGTCCCAAAG ATCTTCATGAAGCCAGATTTCGCTCTGGAGGACCCGGGGGTCTTCGGCGCCGTCCTGCCCTGGTCGCACTTCACCAGTGCCGGAGGGAAGAGCAGCAGAGACGTGGCCTCCTCCAaactgctgcaggagaag CTGAGTCACTACCTGGATGTGGTGGAGGTGAGCATCGCCCGACAGATCTCCCTGCGCTCGGACGCCTTTTTTCACGCCATGTCCTCGCAGCACGAGCTGCAGGACCAGCTGCAGGAGACCCAGAGGGCCGTTGCCATCCTGCGGGGTCGAACCGCTGCCATGGATCGCATCATGTGCCAGGGGCCGCTGGAGGCCCTCCGCGCCGCTTTGACCCGCAACAACTGcgtgaagctgcacaacaagaTGAAGCTGATGGCGGCAGTGCATCAGACGCAGCCCAcggtgcagctgctgctctccacCTCCGAGTTTGTCGGAGCGCTGGAGCTCATCGCCACCACCAAGGAGGTCCTACAGCAGGAGCTGCAGGGAATCCACAGCttcag ACATCTGGGCTCCCAGCTGTGTGAGCTGGAGAAGCTGATTGATAAGATGATGGTGGAGGACTTCAGCATGTACGCACGCAGCGACCTGAGCCGCAGCCTGAGGGACGAGCcgcagctgctggagaag GACCGTCTGGGCTCGCTGGTGTTCGGTCTCCTGAGACAGAGGAAGCTGGACTTTCTGGACATTTACAGCGACGAGATGATCTTAGCAGCGAAGTCCATCGTCGCTCAG TGTGTGGCAGAAAGTATTTTCAACATCGAAGACATCGACACTGAAGTCGTCACTAG gctatTGGAGCAGATGCGTCTGATGACGTTCCCTCAGTGGTTTGAGCTGCTGAAAACCGTCTTTGATAGTTTCCTTCTGTTCCTTCAGAGAATCAAG GCGACTCTGAGCGTGATGAGAAACGTGGTTCAGGAGGTTCTGGACTCAAACCAGAAGAGCCGGCTCCTGGAGGAGGCGAGTTCCAGTACCGAGGCTCAGGAATCTCCCCAAGGCCCGTCGCTCCTgcaggggggggcggagctAGCCTACCTCACCCACGAGGGTCTGTTCATCAGCGACGCCCTTCACgaggcccagcagcagcaggcggcaGCGCCCCAGGATCAGAGCTCGGGGATCCAGCAGGGCCGGGCGGAGGCAGCCGAGGCCTCAGAGAGCTTGGTCTGCCGGGAGCAGAGCCTCAT GTCCGGTGAGAACGTGATGCCCACCGAGCTGGAGATGAACCGTGTGATCAACAACATCCAGGAGCTGCTCCACACGGCGTCCGACATCAGCCACGACCGCTGCGTCAAACTCCTCACGGCCAGAGCCAAG gatggctCCCTGGAGCGTCTGAGCTCGgcagagtttgtgtgtctgtctcaggcGGTGGAGGCTTTCGTCCGGGACACGGAGGAGCTGTGCGGCAGGCGCAGTGTGTCCCTGCGGGGGGCGCTACAGAGCCAGGCCAACCGCTTCGTCCACCGCTTCCACGAAGAGCGCAAGACCAAACTGAG cctcctcctggaCAACGAGCGCTGGAAGCAGGCGGAGGTTCCCGCCGAGTTTCAAGATCTCGTCAACTCCATCGCCGACGGCAGAATATCACTACCAGACCGCAAAACCCCAG GTCCGAACGACAGGAAACCCGCTGACTTCCTGCTCGTCAATGGGCAGAAATACGCTGTTGTTGG GACGGTTCTGCTGCTGATCCGGATCTTTCTGGAATACTGTCAGTGTGTCAACGACATCCCGTCCATCACCACCGACATGCTGACGCGTCTGTCCGACCTCCTCAAG CACTTTAACTCTCGGAGCTGTCAGCTGGTTCTGGGAGCCGGAGCGCTGCAGGTCGTCGGCCTCAAGACCATCACCACCAAAAACCTGG ccttaGCTTCCCGCTGCCTGCAGCTGGTGGTTCTCTACATTCCCATCATCAGAACTCACTTCCAGACCAAACTGCAGCCCAAACAGTTCAGCGTCCTCAGACACTTCGACCACATCACCAAG gaCTACAACGATCACATCTCAGAGATCTCAGCCAAACTGGTGGCCATCATGGACAGTCTGTTTGAGAAGGTTTTATCCAAG TATGAAGTCAAAGCCCCGATGCCCTCAGCCTGTTTCAGAAACGTCTGTAAACAGATGGCGAAGATGCACGAAGCCATCAGTGAACTTCTCCCTGAAGACCAGACTCAG ATGTTGTTCCTGAGGATTAATGCCAGTATTAAAATGCACCTGAAGAAACAACTGTCTCGACTCGGGGTCATTAATGATGGAGGACCACAGCACGG GTTGGTGGTCGTGGACGTCGCCTTCTTCACGGAGAACGTTCAGGCCCTGAAGAGCCTGGAGCGGCTGGACCTGAACATGGCTGAGATCTGGGAGCAGAAGAGGTGA
- the vps54 gene encoding vacuolar protein sorting-associated protein 54 isoform X1 yields MASSHGSSSVPGPGGRGRDGIYHKERDRSPSRRRPLRPLPDVCPKEPSGEGRGLCEGPSVVAEHDRWTVYSSKVNLPAALNDPRLAKRESDFFTKSWGLDFAETEVMPSFYLPNITREHFGPYLQETAQREKIHERCRTICPNKDDVDAASSITSNHEKSRAELEQVPKIFMKPDFALEDPGVFGAVLPWSHFTSAGGKSSRDVASSKLLQEKLSHYLDVVEVSIARQISLRSDAFFHAMSSQHELQDQLQETQRAVAILRGRTAAMDRIMCQGPLEALRAALTRNNCVKLHNKMKLMAAVHQTQPTVQLLLSTSEFVGALELIATTKEVLQQELQGIHSFRHLGSQLCELEKLIDKMMVEDFSMYARSDLSRSLRDEPQLLEKVQKPNADSLKDRLGSLVFGLLRQRKLDFLDIYSDEMILAAKSIVAQCVAESIFNIEDIDTEVVTRLLEQMRLMTFPQWFELLKTVFDSFLLFLQRIKATLSVMRNVVQEVLDSNQKSRLLEEASSSTEAQESPQGPSLLQGGAELAYLTHEGLFISDALHEAQQQQAAAPQDQSSGIQQGRAEAAEASESLVCREQSLMSGENVMPTELEMNRVINNIQELLHTASDISHDRCVKLLTARAKDGSLERLSSAEFVCLSQAVEAFVRDTEELCGRRSVSLRGALQSQANRFVHRFHEERKTKLSLLLDNERWKQAEVPAEFQDLVNSIADGRISLPDRKTPGPNDRKPADFLLVNGQKYAVVGTVLLLIRIFLEYCQCVNDIPSITTDMLTRLSDLLKHFNSRSCQLVLGAGALQVVGLKTITTKNLALASRCLQLVVLYIPIIRTHFQTKLQPKQFSVLRHFDHITKDYNDHISEISAKLVAIMDSLFEKVLSKYEVKAPMPSACFRNVCKQMAKMHEAISELLPEDQTQMLFLRINASIKMHLKKQLSRLGVINDGGPQHGLVVVDVAFFTENVQALKSLERLDLNMAEIWEQKR; encoded by the exons ATGGCGTCCAGCCACGGCTCCTCCTCAGTGCCTGGTCCCGGTGGGAGAGGTCGAGATGGAATCTACCACAAGGAGAGGGATCGCTCGCCGTCCCGCCGGCGGCCGCTCCGCCCGCTGCCCGACGTCTGCCCCAAGGAACCCAGCG GTGAGGGGCGGGGCCTGTGCGAAGGCCCATCGGTGGTGGCGGAGCACGACAGGTGGACGGTGTACAGCTCGAAGGTTAACCTCCCCGCCGCGCTGAACGACCCCCGGCTCGCCAAGCGGGAGTCCGACTTCTTCACCAAGTCCTGGGGCCTTGACTTTGCAGAAACGGAGGTGATGCCCTCCTTCTACCTCCCCAACATCACCAGGGAACACTTCGGCCCGTACCTGCAGGAGACGGCTCAG AGGGAAAAAATCCACGAGCGCTGCAGGACGATCTGTCCCAACAAGGACGACGTGGACGCCGCCTCCAGTATCACCAGCAACCATG AAAAGTCCAGAGCGGAGCTGGAACAAGTCCCAAAG ATCTTCATGAAGCCAGATTTCGCTCTGGAGGACCCGGGGGTCTTCGGCGCCGTCCTGCCCTGGTCGCACTTCACCAGTGCCGGAGGGAAGAGCAGCAGAGACGTGGCCTCCTCCAaactgctgcaggagaag CTGAGTCACTACCTGGATGTGGTGGAGGTGAGCATCGCCCGACAGATCTCCCTGCGCTCGGACGCCTTTTTTCACGCCATGTCCTCGCAGCACGAGCTGCAGGACCAGCTGCAGGAGACCCAGAGGGCCGTTGCCATCCTGCGGGGTCGAACCGCTGCCATGGATCGCATCATGTGCCAGGGGCCGCTGGAGGCCCTCCGCGCCGCTTTGACCCGCAACAACTGcgtgaagctgcacaacaagaTGAAGCTGATGGCGGCAGTGCATCAGACGCAGCCCAcggtgcagctgctgctctccacCTCCGAGTTTGTCGGAGCGCTGGAGCTCATCGCCACCACCAAGGAGGTCCTACAGCAGGAGCTGCAGGGAATCCACAGCttcag ACATCTGGGCTCCCAGCTGTGTGAGCTGGAGAAGCTGATTGATAAGATGATGGTGGAGGACTTCAGCATGTACGCACGCAGCGACCTGAGCCGCAGCCTGAGGGACGAGCcgcagctgctggagaag GTTCAAAAACCAAACGCTGACTCCCTGAag GACCGTCTGGGCTCGCTGGTGTTCGGTCTCCTGAGACAGAGGAAGCTGGACTTTCTGGACATTTACAGCGACGAGATGATCTTAGCAGCGAAGTCCATCGTCGCTCAG TGTGTGGCAGAAAGTATTTTCAACATCGAAGACATCGACACTGAAGTCGTCACTAG gctatTGGAGCAGATGCGTCTGATGACGTTCCCTCAGTGGTTTGAGCTGCTGAAAACCGTCTTTGATAGTTTCCTTCTGTTCCTTCAGAGAATCAAG GCGACTCTGAGCGTGATGAGAAACGTGGTTCAGGAGGTTCTGGACTCAAACCAGAAGAGCCGGCTCCTGGAGGAGGCGAGTTCCAGTACCGAGGCTCAGGAATCTCCCCAAGGCCCGTCGCTCCTgcaggggggggcggagctAGCCTACCTCACCCACGAGGGTCTGTTCATCAGCGACGCCCTTCACgaggcccagcagcagcaggcggcaGCGCCCCAGGATCAGAGCTCGGGGATCCAGCAGGGCCGGGCGGAGGCAGCCGAGGCCTCAGAGAGCTTGGTCTGCCGGGAGCAGAGCCTCAT GTCCGGTGAGAACGTGATGCCCACCGAGCTGGAGATGAACCGTGTGATCAACAACATCCAGGAGCTGCTCCACACGGCGTCCGACATCAGCCACGACCGCTGCGTCAAACTCCTCACGGCCAGAGCCAAG gatggctCCCTGGAGCGTCTGAGCTCGgcagagtttgtgtgtctgtctcaggcGGTGGAGGCTTTCGTCCGGGACACGGAGGAGCTGTGCGGCAGGCGCAGTGTGTCCCTGCGGGGGGCGCTACAGAGCCAGGCCAACCGCTTCGTCCACCGCTTCCACGAAGAGCGCAAGACCAAACTGAG cctcctcctggaCAACGAGCGCTGGAAGCAGGCGGAGGTTCCCGCCGAGTTTCAAGATCTCGTCAACTCCATCGCCGACGGCAGAATATCACTACCAGACCGCAAAACCCCAG GTCCGAACGACAGGAAACCCGCTGACTTCCTGCTCGTCAATGGGCAGAAATACGCTGTTGTTGG GACGGTTCTGCTGCTGATCCGGATCTTTCTGGAATACTGTCAGTGTGTCAACGACATCCCGTCCATCACCACCGACATGCTGACGCGTCTGTCCGACCTCCTCAAG CACTTTAACTCTCGGAGCTGTCAGCTGGTTCTGGGAGCCGGAGCGCTGCAGGTCGTCGGCCTCAAGACCATCACCACCAAAAACCTGG ccttaGCTTCCCGCTGCCTGCAGCTGGTGGTTCTCTACATTCCCATCATCAGAACTCACTTCCAGACCAAACTGCAGCCCAAACAGTTCAGCGTCCTCAGACACTTCGACCACATCACCAAG gaCTACAACGATCACATCTCAGAGATCTCAGCCAAACTGGTGGCCATCATGGACAGTCTGTTTGAGAAGGTTTTATCCAAG TATGAAGTCAAAGCCCCGATGCCCTCAGCCTGTTTCAGAAACGTCTGTAAACAGATGGCGAAGATGCACGAAGCCATCAGTGAACTTCTCCCTGAAGACCAGACTCAG ATGTTGTTCCTGAGGATTAATGCCAGTATTAAAATGCACCTGAAGAAACAACTGTCTCGACTCGGGGTCATTAATGATGGAGGACCACAGCACGG GTTGGTGGTCGTGGACGTCGCCTTCTTCACGGAGAACGTTCAGGCCCTGAAGAGCCTGGAGCGGCTGGACCTGAACATGGCTGAGATCTGGGAGCAGAAGAGGTGA